In Fibrobacter sp. UWEL, the following proteins share a genomic window:
- a CDS encoding AAA family ATPase, whose product MNTYFKNISKKLDLYSQIKPQQSGMTFSTLKILEYWARILIKNPECVNRDVAVRLMDEDHTMAFVNEVVKKFRFYARPKKKRAKKNKSQNLNGTEEGIPQINDEEIQEICENFTNNNFDEEPEMRSDVCNPRFLRAVNRYIEEAKPNCKQSAASNLIKVINNTDSDDMAPHLYQELQRIASDYFMTYINKTISAGIPEDDPSFKRVLRVKETYRLKDDELELLLYLWLRESPDLEVEESQRSFLRHHRFRDNDTNLNSLANISRATGFSLDELGELMGKNSSLKRLNLVDDQLDIPQEVARFLSGFSDGTQMKAFKQAPDPTVDFQQLQGKNPDAKLMLTMLKNHHHDTPLNILLYGVPGTGKTELAKAVAKELNVPLWEISIDMDEDTNSGGRFPMARRYENRNMSVLQYRLRAITLADWHCEKNPGLILVDEADLVLNGAEKGILNKFFESLKTPVIWISNSMQYVEDSTRRRFDFSMAFRPLAKDERLSVLNSVLKTQDAADFLTEEEKLKIVVEYPAMAGGLTLALQHAKQLLECGATTPQENYKTMARLLKAHTRLMGIKNGNLKEVESHAPSYSLEGLNIEGSTSEIMEVVRNYDQVWSALEEDDAPNSLNILLYGPPGTGKTEFVRHLARSLGRNLIIKRASDLLGMFVGQTEAQIAAAFEEANRTKSILFFDEADSFLNNRAGAFQNHEVSKVNELLTQMENFKGIFIAATNFEKNLDPASSRRFALKLGFDYLKPTGVRHIWNVFFPDTFCPDSVANLPMLTPGDFNAVNGRLRYFPASSKTPERIEAELRKELRNKDSHAGRSMGF is encoded by the coding sequence ATGAATACATATTTCAAAAACATCTCCAAAAAGTTGGATCTTTATTCTCAAATTAAGCCTCAGCAGAGTGGCATGACCTTTTCCACCCTCAAGATTCTGGAATACTGGGCACGTATTCTCATCAAGAATCCGGAATGCGTCAACCGCGACGTGGCCGTCCGCCTCATGGACGAAGACCACACCATGGCTTTCGTGAACGAGGTGGTCAAGAAGTTCCGTTTCTATGCACGTCCCAAGAAGAAGCGCGCCAAGAAGAACAAGAGCCAGAATTTAAACGGAACCGAAGAAGGGATTCCGCAGATTAACGACGAAGAAATCCAGGAAATTTGCGAAAATTTCACCAACAACAATTTCGACGAAGAACCGGAAATGCGTTCCGATGTTTGCAACCCCCGCTTTCTCCGCGCCGTCAACCGCTACATCGAAGAGGCAAAACCGAACTGCAAGCAGTCTGCCGCAAGTAACTTGATCAAGGTCATTAATAATACCGATTCCGATGACATGGCCCCGCACCTGTATCAGGAATTGCAGCGCATTGCCAGCGATTATTTCATGACCTACATCAACAAGACCATTTCTGCAGGCATTCCCGAAGACGACCCTTCTTTCAAGCGCGTTCTTCGCGTTAAGGAAACGTACCGTCTTAAGGATGACGAGCTGGAACTGCTCCTTTACCTGTGGCTTCGCGAAAGCCCGGACCTGGAAGTAGAAGAGTCCCAGCGTAGCTTTTTGCGCCACCATCGCTTCCGCGATAACGACACCAACTTGAACAGCTTGGCAAACATTTCCCGCGCCACCGGTTTTTCTCTGGATGAACTGGGCGAATTGATGGGCAAGAACAGTTCCCTCAAGCGTTTGAACCTGGTAGATGACCAGTTGGACATTCCCCAGGAAGTGGCACGTTTCCTCAGCGGTTTCAGCGATGGCACCCAGATGAAGGCCTTCAAGCAGGCCCCCGATCCTACCGTAGATTTCCAGCAGCTTCAGGGCAAGAATCCCGATGCAAAGCTGATGCTTACCATGCTGAAGAACCACCATCATGATACGCCCCTGAACATCCTGCTTTATGGCGTCCCCGGCACGGGCAAGACGGAACTTGCCAAGGCTGTGGCTAAGGAACTGAACGTTCCCCTTTGGGAAATCAGCATCGACATGGACGAAGACACCAATTCTGGCGGCCGTTTCCCCATGGCCCGTCGTTACGAAAATCGCAATATGTCCGTATTGCAGTACCGTCTTCGCGCCATCACTCTTGCCGACTGGCATTGCGAAAAGAATCCTGGTCTGATTCTTGTGGATGAAGCAGACCTTGTGTTGAACGGCGCCGAAAAGGGTATCCTGAACAAGTTCTTTGAATCCCTGAAGACTCCGGTCATCTGGATTTCCAACAGCATGCAGTATGTGGAAGACAGTACCCGCCGCCGCTTTGACTTCTCCATGGCATTTAGGCCCCTGGCAAAGGACGAACGCTTGAGTGTTCTCAACTCCGTCCTGAAAACTCAGGATGCGGCCGACTTCCTGACGGAAGAAGAAAAGCTGAAGATCGTGGTGGAATATCCCGCCATGGCAGGTGGCCTCACTCTCGCCCTGCAGCACGCCAAGCAGCTGCTGGAATGTGGCGCCACCACCCCTCAGGAAAATTACAAGACCATGGCCCGCCTCCTGAAGGCACACACCCGCCTGATGGGTATCAAGAACGGCAACCTGAAGGAAGTGGAAAGTCACGCCCCCAGCTACTCGCTGGAAGGTCTCAACATCGAAGGTTCTACCAGCGAAATTATGGAAGTAGTCCGCAATTACGATCAGGTCTGGAGCGCCCTGGAAGAAGACGATGCTCCCAACTCTCTGAACATCCTGCTGTACGGCCCTCCGGGTACCGGCAAGACCGAGTTCGTCCGCCATCTGGCTCGCAGCCTGGGACGCAACCTCATTATCAAGCGCGCCAGCGACCTGCTGGGAATGTTCGTGGGCCAGACGGAAGCCCAGATTGCTGCAGCCTTCGAGGAAGCCAATCGCACCAAGTCCATCCTGTTCTTCGACGAAGCGGACAGCTTCCTGAACAATCGCGCGGGAGCGTTCCAGAATCACGAAGTCTCTAAGGTCAATGAACTCTTGACCCAGATGGAAAACTTCAAGGGAATCTTCATCGCGGCAACCAACTTCGAGAAGAACCTGGATCCTGCAAGTTCCCGTCGTTTCGCTCTCAAGCTGGGATTTGACTACCTGAAGCCCACTGGTGTACGCCACATATGGAATGTATTCTTCCCGGATACCTTCTGCCCCGACTCTGTAGCCAACCTGCCCATGCTCACTCCCGGAGACTTCAACGCCGTCAACGGCCGCCTGCGTTACTTCCCCGCAAGTAGCAAGACTCCGGAACGCATCGAAGCGGAACTCCGCAAGGAGCTGCGCAACAAGGACAGCCACGCCGGCCGTTCCATGGGATTTTAA
- a CDS encoding YkvA family protein — translation MKEEKVYEGEVHDMKDMERNQREGRKERGEDFDRRGSGQIQKGAAPIWKALSVVIAMLALAYDVSPIDAVPDGIPVLGWLDDVGITLVAALNAYQQFAANQDALLVKLAKYVKWLLVALVLLAGVAIGGLITLIVHLVTQG, via the coding sequence ATGAAAGAAGAAAAAGTTTATGAAGGCGAAGTCCATGACATGAAGGACATGGAGCGCAACCAGCGTGAAGGCCGTAAAGAACGTGGTGAGGATTTCGACCGTCGCGGTTCCGGCCAAATACAGAAAGGAGCCGCTCCTATCTGGAAAGCTCTTTCTGTTGTTATCGCCATGCTTGCGCTAGCCTACGATGTATCTCCAATTGACGCTGTCCCCGATGGAATTCCCGTTTTGGGATGGTTGGATGATGTGGGCATTACCCTTGTGGCGGCCCTGAATGCCTACCAGCAGTTTGCCGCAAACCAAGACGCTCTCCTGGTAAAGCTTGCCAAGTATGTCAAGTGGTTGTTGGTGGCGTTGGTACTTCTGGCTGGAGTAGCCATTGGCGGGCTCATCACGTTGATCGTGCATCTGGTGACTCAGGGATAA
- a CDS encoding TIGR02452 family protein encodes MFRQKRDNLVEIFEDTMAMIQENVALKKVVQSSLQGAKLYPEGIEIPDSESEGGSDPQLGLETAPEVTVTGHRTFEAAQKLLAKYPGKRVAVLNFASATNPGGGVEDGAFAQEECLCRCSTLYPVLCKDEFIQNYYRFHRRRSDHFYTDACIYAPDVAIIKSDVEEPKRLPKKDWKTVDVITCAAPNLWFDPKGLSDEDQLRIHLKRGERIFQVARANHVDVLVLGAFGCGAFRNNPKVVAQAYRQLVEKYGKYFTAIEFAVYCSPYHGTDNLDAFKAAFQ; translated from the coding sequence ATGTTTAGACAGAAACGAGATAATCTAGTCGAGATTTTTGAAGACACGATGGCTATGATTCAGGAAAATGTGGCCTTGAAGAAGGTGGTGCAGTCTTCTCTGCAAGGGGCAAAACTGTATCCGGAGGGGATTGAAATTCCCGACTCCGAAAGCGAAGGCGGTTCCGATCCCCAGCTCGGCCTGGAAACAGCGCCTGAGGTAACGGTTACCGGCCATCGTACATTCGAGGCTGCTCAGAAACTCTTGGCTAAGTATCCCGGCAAGCGTGTGGCCGTATTGAATTTTGCGTCTGCCACCAATCCAGGCGGCGGTGTGGAAGATGGCGCCTTCGCTCAGGAAGAATGCCTGTGCCGTTGTTCCACCCTCTATCCTGTGCTGTGCAAGGATGAATTCATTCAGAACTATTACCGATTCCATCGTAGACGCAGTGATCATTTCTACACGGATGCCTGCATCTATGCCCCCGACGTAGCGATCATCAAGAGTGATGTGGAAGAGCCGAAACGATTGCCCAAGAAGGATTGGAAGACGGTGGATGTAATTACCTGTGCCGCTCCCAACCTGTGGTTTGATCCCAAGGGCTTAAGCGATGAGGACCAGTTACGAATTCACCTGAAGCGCGGTGAGCGAATTTTCCAGGTGGCAAGGGCAAACCATGTGGATGTTCTCGTGCTGGGAGCTTTTGGCTGTGGCGCTTTCCGAAATAATCCCAAGGTGGTTGCACAGGCTTACCGCCAGCTGGTGGAAAAGTACGGCAAGTACTTTACTGCCATCGAGTTTGCAGTATACTGCAGTCCTTATCATGGCACTGACAATCTGGATGCCTTTAAGGCTGCCTTTCAGTAA
- a CDS encoding DUF58 domain-containing protein: protein MLDKEVLKTVSRIELSVRGTLDTVMTGAYHSSFKGNGMEFSEVREYMPGDDVRTIDWNVTARTGTPYVKKFIEEREMTMLLMVDASSSSEFGSGKQMKGEVMATLTALLAFAAIKNNDKVGLLIYTDQVELFIPPEKGRKHVLRLIREILYFKPQHHGTNTQVALEYAGKILNRKAVVVVMSDFLDEGFENAFKILRKRHDVLAVSVVDPREMELPPAGLVELEDPETGETLLIDTGDVAFREAFAREAKRQGKAVKELFQRMSIDFVRVETKDDFKDTVAPLIEHFRRRARMARN from the coding sequence ATGCTTGATAAAGAAGTTTTAAAGACCGTCAGCCGCATTGAGCTTTCCGTTCGAGGAACGCTGGACACCGTTATGACCGGTGCCTACCACAGTTCCTTCAAGGGAAATGGTATGGAATTCAGCGAAGTTCGCGAATACATGCCCGGCGACGACGTCCGCACCATCGACTGGAACGTAACCGCCCGTACAGGCACCCCCTACGTAAAGAAGTTCATCGAAGAACGTGAAATGACCATGCTCTTGATGGTGGACGCCTCCAGCAGTTCCGAATTCGGTAGCGGCAAGCAGATGAAGGGCGAAGTCATGGCGACCCTCACCGCACTTCTGGCTTTTGCAGCTATCAAGAACAACGACAAGGTGGGCCTGCTCATCTATACGGACCAGGTTGAACTTTTTATCCCTCCCGAAAAGGGCCGCAAGCATGTGCTGCGCCTCATTCGTGAAATTCTTTACTTCAAGCCCCAACATCACGGTACCAATACCCAGGTGGCATTGGAATACGCCGGTAAGATTTTGAACCGCAAGGCTGTGGTAGTGGTCATGAGCGACTTCCTGGACGAAGGCTTCGAAAACGCCTTCAAGATCCTCCGCAAGCGTCACGACGTTCTGGCAGTTTCCGTAGTGGACCCCCGCGAAATGGAATTGCCTCCCGCAGGCCTCGTAGAGTTGGAAGATCCTGAAACAGGAGAAACCCTGCTCATTGACACAGGGGATGTGGCTTTCCGCGAAGCATTCGCTCGCGAGGCTAAACGTCAGGGAAAAGCTGTGAAGGAATTATTCCAGCGTATGTCTATTGACTTTGTCCGCGTAGAAACGAAGGACGATTTCAAGGATACAGTGGCCCCGCTCATCGAGCACTTCAGACGCCGCGCCCGCATGGCCCGAAACTAA
- a CDS encoding translation factor GTPase family protein: protein MVQNSQQSIRNIAILAHVDAGKTTLSERILFASGEVRRPGKVEEGLATMDYMPEEKERGITIESGVAHFEWKNTWFNFIDTPGHVDFGAEVDMALTAVEGAVLVVSAASGVETQTVAAFKKLREAGVRTILFINKLDNPDYSLDEALINVEEVLGVRPVLMTIPEYQDGKMSGVLDVLSKSRLIHSDGGQEEVDGSAGSERSGKSSAEGLLDKYYAEAVESASNFDDEILELAMEGKTVAPKILLRGLKKLAQSDDYALCYAGSAMAGFGVRSLLTALSFFLPEVPRFSENELGQVIRLRHFKGVGEISLFRAHCHMERKEWPAGFEFSRLKANLLLPVEEIRAGDIYAVRTPMETELGQVILKDGTASGSTNSPTLRDHYQPLLQTRVECLSMDDYPHVERSLATLSRMDPSFRVQHDEDGGFWYLHTVGEVQLDVLLARLKREFGCEVQAGAPEVRWQERLSQAVGPVENSFQLGPHKISIKLSASPIEAGVVENAAELPQNHDIRLTAEFLENAPREILAGVRSALLETAEIGVLGKGPLVGIRFEVLEFSWTEGALPPMIKKCCADAVNKLIKPADVTAYEPIMELSLECPVNFAGVITGDIQSRDGKVKEIGGDGRTHFLKADIPLQKIFGYATNVRSISKGTALYSLKLLGYRKANG from the coding sequence ATGGTGCAAAATTCTCAACAGTCCATTCGAAATATCGCCATTCTTGCCCACGTCGATGCGGGTAAGACAACTTTGTCTGAACGAATACTGTTTGCATCCGGTGAAGTTCGCCGCCCGGGTAAGGTGGAAGAGGGCCTTGCCACCATGGACTATATGCCCGAGGAAAAGGAACGTGGCATTACCATCGAAAGTGGCGTTGCCCATTTTGAATGGAAGAACACCTGGTTTAATTTTATTGACACTCCGGGCCATGTGGATTTTGGCGCCGAAGTGGATATGGCCTTGACCGCCGTAGAGGGAGCTGTCCTGGTGGTCAGTGCTGCTAGTGGCGTGGAAACCCAGACGGTTGCTGCATTTAAGAAATTGCGTGAAGCGGGTGTACGTACGATCCTCTTCATTAACAAGCTGGACAATCCCGACTATTCCTTGGACGAAGCTCTCATTAACGTGGAAGAAGTTCTAGGCGTGCGGCCTGTCCTCATGACCATCCCCGAGTATCAGGACGGAAAAATGAGCGGCGTGCTGGATGTGCTTAGTAAATCCAGGCTGATCCATTCTGACGGGGGCCAGGAAGAAGTGGATGGTTCGGCTGGCTCTGAACGCAGTGGAAAATCCAGCGCCGAGGGGTTGCTGGATAAGTACTACGCCGAAGCTGTGGAATCTGCCAGCAATTTTGATGACGAAATTTTGGAACTGGCCATGGAAGGGAAGACGGTTGCGCCTAAGATCCTTTTGCGTGGTTTGAAGAAATTGGCCCAGAGTGATGATTACGCCTTGTGTTATGCAGGCTCCGCTATGGCGGGCTTTGGTGTTCGCAGTCTCTTGACCGCTCTTTCCTTTTTCTTGCCGGAAGTTCCAAGGTTTAGTGAGAATGAATTAGGTCAGGTCATTCGTCTGCGTCATTTCAAGGGCGTGGGGGAAATTTCCCTGTTCCGCGCTCATTGCCATATGGAACGTAAGGAATGGCCGGCTGGTTTTGAGTTTTCCCGCCTGAAGGCCAACCTGCTTTTGCCTGTGGAAGAAATTCGTGCAGGCGATATTTACGCGGTCCGTACCCCGATGGAAACGGAATTGGGCCAAGTCATTTTGAAGGATGGCACGGCAAGTGGCTCGACAAACTCGCCAACCTTGCGGGATCACTACCAGCCGCTGTTGCAGACCCGCGTGGAATGTCTGAGTATGGACGACTATCCTCATGTGGAACGCAGTCTGGCTACCTTATCCCGCATGGACCCGTCCTTCCGTGTACAGCACGATGAAGATGGCGGCTTCTGGTACTTGCATACGGTGGGGGAGGTTCAGCTGGATGTGTTGCTGGCTCGCCTCAAACGTGAATTTGGCTGTGAAGTCCAGGCGGGTGCTCCGGAGGTCCGCTGGCAGGAACGCCTGAGTCAGGCGGTGGGACCGGTGGAAAACTCCTTCCAGCTGGGACCCCATAAGATTTCAATCAAGTTGTCCGCATCGCCGATTGAAGCTGGCGTGGTGGAAAATGCCGCAGAACTTCCCCAGAATCATGATATTCGCCTGACGGCGGAATTCCTGGAAAATGCTCCCCGCGAGATTCTTGCAGGTGTCCGTTCCGCCTTGCTGGAAACTGCAGAAATTGGCGTGCTGGGAAAGGGGCCCTTAGTTGGAATCCGTTTTGAAGTTCTTGAATTCAGTTGGACCGAGGGCGCCTTGCCTCCCATGATCAAGAAGTGTTGTGCCGATGCAGTGAACAAGCTGATCAAGCCTGCTGATGTTACGGCTTACGAACCCATTATGGAACTGTCCCTGGAATGTCCCGTGAATTTTGCGGGAGTCATTACGGGAGACATTCAGTCCCGCGATGGTAAGGTGAAGGAAATTGGCGGCGATGGCCGAACTCATTTCCTGAAGGCGGATATTCCCCTGCAGAAAATTTTTGGATATGCTACCAATGTGCGTAGCATCAGCAAGGGGACGGCGCTGTATAGCCTTAAACTACTAGGGTATCGAAAAGCAAACGGCTAG
- a CDS encoding GGDEF domain-containing protein, producing MSQSAIISQAIDVISKTYHKILRVNLTDDTYETIKVRSDEMEQVSEVKCFSKWITNFADRGCVYEGDVNIYRTKLQLDSLRRHFNENDRFRLRYRRKTDGVYRWVFMEILPDKDFTKECQKVWLYVQDIHDSYVHEMEVQRELEHFCKFDTLTGLNNYYSYQTLCRSFAANDNKSSVAVIFADLNGLKLVNDTRGHAAGNEFLRSFTRKLVDNFQKDSIYRISGDEFLIVFQNISRETVGFMSDNFAAILNQEAVPQASIGYAWSEHPMHIEDVARDAETHMYDSKEKFYEQHPEYKRGIAELNYKREIDAILQTLSNSYAVMSTIDLLHNSYRVLKSIAGTGHYPTAENYSTMIEEMIPMVDPDYQELVINFFSIEHLSREFLKNQTLVCEYKNLRGRWHQATFKIIETLDGKPSKALFILESVDRNRADKLEQHQDLLIEHQIIEGLSKNYSMICRIEISTHKLLLYKNLSLLDSITTAMKMLDYGAVVKWFVQKYVVAEDKARVNAFLEFDNIKKKLQEKNECSILFRTTPEFHNTKDVSYSQFYFYRLKSDPDKIVLATKNVTKSMG from the coding sequence ATGAGTCAGTCCGCCATCATTTCACAAGCCATCGATGTCATCTCCAAGACCTATCATAAGATTCTTAGGGTCAACTTGACAGATGATACTTACGAAACGATCAAGGTGCGCTCTGACGAAATGGAGCAGGTAAGCGAGGTCAAGTGTTTTTCCAAGTGGATCACGAACTTCGCCGACAGGGGCTGCGTTTACGAAGGCGACGTCAACATTTACAGAACAAAACTGCAACTGGACAGTCTCCGCAGGCATTTCAACGAAAACGACCGCTTTAGGCTCCGTTACCGCAGAAAAACCGATGGGGTTTATCGTTGGGTATTCATGGAAATTCTTCCCGACAAGGATTTCACAAAAGAATGCCAGAAAGTTTGGCTCTATGTGCAGGACATCCACGATTCCTACGTTCACGAAATGGAAGTCCAGCGTGAACTGGAACATTTCTGCAAATTCGATACCCTGACAGGTCTAAACAACTATTACTCTTACCAGACCCTGTGTCGGAGTTTTGCCGCCAATGACAACAAGTCTTCCGTGGCGGTCATCTTCGCGGACCTCAACGGTCTAAAGCTGGTGAACGACACCCGCGGACACGCCGCTGGTAACGAATTCCTCCGCAGTTTCACCCGCAAGTTGGTGGACAACTTCCAGAAAGATTCCATCTATCGAATCAGCGGTGACGAATTCCTCATTGTATTCCAGAACATCTCCCGAGAAACCGTTGGCTTCATGAGCGATAACTTCGCAGCCATCCTGAATCAGGAGGCCGTACCCCAGGCATCCATCGGTTACGCCTGGAGTGAACATCCCATGCATATCGAAGATGTGGCCCGAGATGCGGAAACCCACATGTACGATAGCAAGGAAAAGTTCTACGAGCAACATCCTGAATACAAGCGCGGCATTGCGGAACTGAACTACAAGCGCGAAATCGACGCTATCCTGCAGACCCTTTCCAATTCCTACGCAGTGATGTCCACCATCGACTTGCTGCATAACAGCTACCGTGTGCTGAAATCCATTGCAGGGACAGGTCACTACCCCACTGCAGAAAATTATTCCACCATGATCGAGGAAATGATTCCCATGGTGGATCCCGACTACCAGGAACTGGTAATAAATTTCTTCAGCATCGAGCACCTCAGTCGAGAGTTTTTAAAGAACCAGACACTGGTTTGCGAATACAAGAACCTCCGCGGGCGTTGGCATCAGGCTACCTTCAAGATTATTGAAACTCTGGACGGCAAGCCCTCCAAGGCACTATTCATCCTGGAAAGCGTGGACCGCAACCGCGCCGACAAGCTGGAGCAGCATCAGGACTTGCTCATCGAACATCAGATCATCGAAGGTTTGAGCAAGAACTACAGCATGATCTGCCGTATCGAAATTTCTACCCACAAACTTTTGCTGTACAAGAACCTGAGCCTACTGGATTCCATCACCACCGCCATGAAAATGTTGGATTATGGAGCAGTCGTCAAGTGGTTCGTCCAGAAGTACGTCGTAGCAGAAGACAAGGCTAGAGTCAATGCCTTCCTGGAATTTGACAACATTAAGAAAAAACTCCAGGAAAAGAACGAATGTTCCATCCTATTTAGAACCACTCCCGAGTTCCATAATACCAAGGACGTTAGTTACAGTCAATTCTATTTCTACCGTTTGAAATCCGACCCGGACAAGATCGTTCTCGCCACCAAGAACGTGACGAAATCCATGGGGTAA
- a CDS encoding DNA methylase, which produces MGPKNRTFIAIDLKSFFASVECVLRGLDPLKTNLVVADESRTEKTICLAVTPSLKAYGIPGRARLFEVNQKVAEVKQRTDKTIEFIIAPPQMAKYVEYSTRIYNVYLKYVSHDDIHVYSIDECFIDVTRYLSMYKKTPRELAKTMIQDVFETTGITATAGIGTNLYLCKIAMDIMAKHVPADADGVRIAELDEMSYRKNLWSHQPLTSFWQVGRGIAERLATCRLNDGRGILTMGDLARVSIKRPDELYKMFGINAEILIDHAWGYEPCTIAEIKKYKPKSNSIGSGQVLQHAYDWNKARIVVREMVDSLVIDLIDKSLVTNGITLHLGYDRENIDKGIYHGEVVVDPYGRTLPKPAHGTAALGRYTSSLTVIADAVMKLFDRITQKDLTFKRLNIVANDVLDASYDQPDIFTDVQKEEREKKRLKAEILIKKRFGKNAIIKGMDLQEGATTVERNGQIGGHRA; this is translated from the coding sequence GTGGGTCCCAAAAATCGTACATTCATTGCCATTGACTTGAAATCCTTTTTTGCCTCCGTGGAATGTGTTCTGCGGGGGCTTGACCCGCTAAAGACGAACCTTGTGGTGGCTGATGAATCTCGAACCGAAAAGACGATTTGTCTTGCGGTAACGCCTTCATTAAAAGCTTACGGGATTCCCGGTCGCGCCCGCCTTTTTGAAGTGAACCAGAAGGTGGCTGAAGTCAAACAGCGTACAGACAAGACCATTGAATTTATTATAGCTCCGCCCCAGATGGCGAAATACGTGGAGTATTCCACCCGCATCTACAATGTATACTTGAAGTACGTGAGCCACGATGATATTCATGTGTATTCCATCGATGAATGTTTTATTGACGTGACCCGCTACTTGTCTATGTACAAGAAGACTCCTCGGGAATTGGCAAAGACCATGATCCAGGATGTTTTTGAAACCACTGGAATCACCGCTACTGCGGGCATTGGCACCAATTTGTATTTGTGCAAAATCGCTATGGACATTATGGCAAAGCATGTGCCCGCCGATGCAGATGGAGTCCGCATTGCGGAGCTGGACGAAATGAGCTATCGCAAAAACTTGTGGAGCCATCAGCCTCTTACCAGTTTCTGGCAGGTGGGCCGCGGGATTGCGGAGCGCCTGGCGACTTGCAGGTTGAACGATGGACGCGGTATTCTCACTATGGGTGATTTGGCTCGTGTGAGCATCAAGCGCCCGGATGAACTTTACAAGATGTTTGGCATCAATGCGGAAATCTTGATTGATCACGCCTGGGGCTATGAACCTTGTACCATTGCGGAAATCAAAAAATACAAGCCGAAATCCAACAGCATTGGCAGTGGACAAGTTTTACAGCATGCTTACGACTGGAATAAGGCCCGCATTGTTGTTCGTGAAATGGTGGACTCCTTGGTCATTGATCTCATTGACAAGAGCCTTGTGACCAACGGCATTACGTTGCACCTGGGTTACGACCGCGAGAACATTGATAAGGGAATTTATCACGGCGAAGTGGTGGTGGATCCCTATGGACGCACTTTGCCCAAGCCTGCCCACGGAACGGCGGCGCTGGGACGCTACACCAGCTCCCTGACGGTGATTGCGGATGCGGTGATGAAACTGTTTGATCGCATTACCCAGAAGGATTTGACTTTCAAGCGATTAAACATTGTCGCCAATGATGTGCTGGACGCCAGTTACGACCAGCCCGATATTTTTACGGACGTCCAGAAGGAAGAGCGAGAAAAGAAAAGACTGAAGGCTGAAATCCTTATTAAGAAACGTTTCGGCAAGAATGCCATCATTAAGGGGATGGACCTGCAGGAAGGCGCTACGACTGTGGAACGCAACGGACAGATTGGAGGTCATCGTGCCTAG